The segment GGCAACGCCACCGTCGTCGCCGTCGATCCGGAGACCGGCGTCCGCACCGGCGCCGCCGATCCCCGCGGGATCGGCGTGGCCGTTGCCGAGTAGAACGACCATGGAGCGCGGCCCCGCGATCTTCGATGCGAGCATCCACCCGCTCTTCCTGCCCGAACAGGATCTGCGGGACCTCGCCTTCTTCGGCGTGGGGGGCGCCGTCGCCGTGGTCGGCGACGAGATCGAAGGGCAGGAGCCCGAGGATCTGCTCGCCGCCTTCGCCCGGCTGGTGCGGGAGGAACCGCTGCGGTTGCGGCGGGCGGGGATCACGCCCTTCGTCGCCCTGGGGATCCACCCGCGCCGGATCCCCGCCCACGGCCTCGAGCGGGTGATCGCCGAGCTGCCCGCGCTCTTCGACGAGGCGCGGGTGGTGGCGGTGGGGCCGGTGGGGCTCGAGGAGGGCGGGCCGCTGGAGGAGGAGGCCTTCCTCCGGCAGCTGGAGCTGGCGCAGAGCCTCGGGACGAGGGTGATCGTGCGCACGCCGTCGCGGGAGAAGGCGCGGCACACGCGTCGGCTCCTCGGGCTGCTCCGCGAGAGCGGCATCGAGCCTGCGCGGGTGCTCGTCGGGCAGGTGAACGCGCAGACCGTGCGGCTGGTGCGGGCGTGCGGCTACGCCGCGTCGATCTCGGTGAGCCCGCTGCGGATCCGTGCAGAGGATGCG is part of the Vulgatibacter sp. genome and harbors:
- a CDS encoding TatD family hydrolase, which translates into the protein MERGPAIFDASIHPLFLPEQDLRDLAFFGVGGAVAVVGDEIEGQEPEDLLAAFARLVREEPLRLRRAGITPFVALGIHPRRIPAHGLERVIAELPALFDEARVVAVGPVGLEEGGPLEEEAFLRQLELAQSLGTRVIVRTPSREKARHTRRLLGLLRESGIEPARVLVGQVNAQTVRLVRACGYAASISVSPLRIRAEDAVALVRQLGSSDLVLASEVGAGPGDLLALPRTAWLLGQAGLSPEIVRRVARENALAFFGIDPAAAFA